CGGCGCTGAGCGTGGCGACCATCAGCGACCGCCTGGGCCCACAGCGCATGCCCACCGTGGTGGAACTGCTCAAGCGCGAAGCCAAGGCCATCGGCGGGCGCATCAACCCCTTCGACCCGGTGCTGCGGCGGCCTTCCCATGTGTTCGGTTGAGGGCCGCTTCACGGGTCTGTCCTGGATCAGGCCTGGCACCGGTATTCCAGGTAACCCTTGGCGTCGGTTGCCGTGCGCACGAAACCGACCTGTTCATAGAGATGCCTGGCCGGGTTGTCGTGGCGCACGCTCAGCGCCAGCTGGCTGAGCCCTTCGGTCGCGGCCGCCCTGGCATAGGCGTGCAGCAGGGCTTTGGCAATGCCTTGGCGTCGGCACCAGGGCGCCACGTGCAGGGTGACCAGCTCGGCACGACCGGCCTCTGGCATCCATAAGGCATAGCCGGCGAAGCGGCCAGCCCGTTCAGCGACGGTCAGCCGACTGAAATGCTCGCTCCAGCGCGTCAAGTGGCGCTCCAGGTCAAGCCGCCAGGCCGCTTCATGGGTCGGCTCCCAAGTCTGGATATAGTCCAGCTCGCCGCGGTAGACAGCCGGCAGGTCGGTGACTCGGGCGGGTCTCAACTCAAGGGGCGCGGCGTGTTCATGCATCGTTGCGCTGGCCGTTCATGTACTGCTCGAACTGCGCGATGTAATCGTCCAGGTTGTCTTCGAGCATCATCCGGTACTGGTCACAGAAGTACTTGAGCATGGCTTCGCGGGCTGCGGCCATTTCCTCGCCAGACTTGAAGCCACGGGCACTCACCCAGGTGCTGAAGCGGGTGGCCGCGAAGGTCATCGAAGCGGCGACCGCCCCCGGGTTATCGCTGTCGCCGAGCTGTTGGTTGGACAGCTCGATATGCGCGTCGGCACGGTCGTAGAAGGCGTTGTCGGTGGCTTGGGTCATGCAAGGTGTCCTTGTTGCAGGCATTCAGGTGAGGTCGCCATTGGAGCATTTTCGTGTGTGTCGCGTCACGGAGGTGACGCGGCGCTTGGCGTGTCTATAATGCCGTGCTCGACTGTCATGGCATTTGGCTTTGCCTGGCAGTGTCCGTGCAGGGCGGCCTGGGCAACGAACGTTAATCGAGACTGTATATGGACTCAAAAGCTTCGCTGCCTCCCAGCTCCGGCAGCCTCAGTGGTGTGTTTGCGGCGGATGCCGCCGAGCGCCTGCAGCTGGCCTTGGATGCCGGTGCGATCATCGGCACCTGGGTATGGGATATCCCCGAAGATCGCGTCACCGCTGACGAGCGTTTTGCGCGGACTTTCGGCATCGCTGCCGAGCGCTGCATGGCCGGCATCCCCATTGCCGAGGCGTTCAGCTCGATCCACCCCGAAGACCTGGAACGGCTGTCCCGCGACATCGACGTCACGATGCAGCGCGGCGGTGCGTTTCGTTGCGAGTACCGGGTGCGCCACGATGATGGCCGTTACCGCTGGGTCGAAGCCAACGGCCGTGCCGAACTGGATGCCGAGGGCCGGGCCGTGCGCTTTCCCGGCGTGCTGATGGACATCGAGTCACGCCGCGCCGCCGAGGCTGAACGCGACCGTTTTTCCGCGCTGCTGCGCACCTTCGCTGCCGCCGTGCCGGGTGTGGTGTACGCCAAGGACCTCCAGGGGCGCATGCTGGTCGCCAACCATGGCGCGACGCTGCTGATCGGCAAGCCGCCGGAGTATTACCTGGGCAAGACCGACCTGGAGTTTCTCGAAGACAAGGTCCAGGCGCGCCAGGTGATGGAGACCGACCAGCGCATCATGCATGGCGGTGTGGTGGAGCAGATCGAAGAACGGGTGGACATGCCCGATGGTTCGGAGACTCACTGGTTTTCCGTCAAGGCGCCGCTGCTCGACGATGACGGCCAGGTCATCGGCCTGATCGGTTCGTCCATCGACGTCACCGCGCGCAAGAATGCCGAGTCGGCACTCATGGACCTCAATCGCACTCTGGAGGCGCGGGTCAGCCAGGCCATCGCCGAACGCGAGGCCGCCGAAGACGCGCTGCGCCAGGCGCAGAAGATGGAGGCAGTCGGGCAATTGACCGGCGGTATCGCGCATGACTTCAACAACCTGCTGGCCGGTATCAGCGGCAGCCTGGACCTGATCCGTCTGCGTCTTGGCCAGGGCCGCACGGCCGATCTGGAACGCTACCTGGCCGTGGCCCAGGGTGCCGCGCAACGCGCCGCCGCCCTGACCCACCGGTTGCTGGCCTTTTCCCGGCGCCAGACCCTGCTGCCCGTGCCCACCGACGTGAACGCCCTGATCGGCGGCATGGAGGAATTGATCCGGCGCACCGTGGGGCCGTCGATCAGCCTCAAGGTGCATCTGGCGGCGATGTTGAAGACCTGCCTGATCGACCCTGCACAGGTCGAGAACGCCTTGCTCAACCTGTGCATCAATGCCCGCGATGCCTTGCCGGGCGGTGGCGCCATCAGTATCAGCACCTGCAACCAACTGCTGGTGCCGGGGGCGGACATCGACCCCGAGCTGGCACCAGGTCAGTACCTGACCATCCGCGTGTCCGACAACGGCACCGGCATGAGCCCGGAGGTGCTGGCCAAGGCCTTCGAGCCGTTCTTCACCACCAAGCCGGTGGGGGCGGGTACGGGGCTGGGCTTGTCAATGGTGTACGGCTTCGCCCGCCAGTCCGGCGGGCAGGTGCGTATTGCTTCGCAGCCCGGTCAGGGCACCTGCGTGTACCTGCAGTTGCCTTGCCATGCCGGCGAAGCTCAGGCAGCGACGCCCCAGCCGCAAGGTGCCGAGACACCCTCGGTGGCCGCGGGTGAGACGGTGCTGGTGGTCGATGACGAGTCTTCGGTGCGCCTGTTCGTCAGCGAGCTGCTCGGCAATTGCGGCTATGTGGTGATCGAAGCGGCCGACAGCCAGGCAGGCCTGCAATTATTGCGCTCGGATATCCGCATTGATCTGCTGGTGACCGATATCGGCCTGCCGGGCGGCCTGGATGGCCGACAGATGGCCGAGGCGGCGCGTCAGGCCCGTCCTGACCTGCCGGTGCTGTTCATGACCGGCTATGCGCTGCCTCATGTATTGGGTGATGCGCCGTTGAGCCCTGGCACTGCGGTGCTGACCAAACCGTTCGCCCTCGAAGCGCTGACCGCCACCGTGGAAGGGTTGCTGAAACGTGCGGGCTAGCGCCAATGCTGTTCGGTCAAGCGGCATGTGGCCCGGTGGGAGCGGCTTTAGCCGCGAAAGCGCCAGGAAATTCAGTGCATCTGTTGTGAACAGGCGGTCGCTTCGCGGCTGAAGCCGCTTTTACCCCTAACCGAACAATATTGCGGTTGAGCCGCTTCTACCGAGGCACGTAACGCCCGGCCGAACGGTATTGAGGCCGGCGCTGGCTCAGTTCAGGGTGGCGGGGTTCGGTCCCAGGCGCTCGCCAGCGTCCAGCGTGGCGATGGCCGCCAGGTCGTCCGCGTCGAGCTGGAAGTCGAAGACCTGGAAGTTTTCCTGAATACGCGATTCGGTCACCGATTTCGGAATGGCGATCAGGCCCAGCTGCAGGTGCCAACGGATGATTACCTGCGCGGGGCTGCGCCCGTGCTTGCTGGCGATCTGCTTGATCTGCGGATGTTCCAGACCCTTGCCCTGGCCCAGCGGGCTCCAGGATTCGGTGCGGATGTTCAGCCGTTCATGAGCCTGGCGCAGTTCACGCTGCTGGAACGACGGGTGCAGTTCGATCTGGTTGAGCACCGGCGTCACGCCGGTCTCATCGATCAGGCGCTGCAGGTGCTCGGGGTTGAAGTTCGATACGCCGATGGAGCGCACCTTGCCCTGTTCGCGGGCCTGGATCAGCGCCTTCCAGGTTTCCACGTAACGATCCTTGGCCGGGGTCGGCCAGTGGATCAGCAGCAGGTCGACATAGTCGAGCTTCAGCCGTGCCAGGCTGGCATCCAGGGCGCGGGTGGCGCTATCGAAGCCCTGTTCGCTGTTCCATACCTTGGTGGTGATGAACACCTGCTCACGGGGCACGCCAGCCTCTTGCAGGCCCTGGCCCACACCTTCTTCGTTCTCGTAGATGGCTGCGGTGTCGATATGTCGGTAACCGGCCTGCAAGGCCTGGCGCACGGCACTGGCTGCCTGCTCGGGACTGGCCTGCCAGACCCCCAGGCCCAGCTGCGGGATACGGTTGCCGTCAGAGAGTTCGATGATCGGTTGCTGCTTGGACATGAATACCTCGCGGTTGATCGAATAGGAAAAGCGAGCCCTGCGCGGGCAGGCTCGCCGTGGCGCTCACAGGGTATGGACCGTCATTGGCGGTGAATGCTCCGCTGAAGGGGCGACGCAGGTCGGTCAGGGCTGAACAGGGAACGGCATATTTGACCGATCGTTCAACAACGCTTAGGCTGGTCGGTTTTTTCCTGACAGAGAGATCCATGACCGATACGTCCAGACTGCCGCCAACCGTCTATTTGCTGGGCCTGACCATTTTCTCCCTGGTCACCGCCGAATTCATGGTCGCCGGGATGATGCCCGCCCTGGCCGATGCCTTTTCCGTGAGCCTTGCCGAAGTGGGCAACCTCATCGCTTTCTATGCGCTGGGCATGGCCCTCGGTGGGCCGCCGGTAACCCTGCTGCTGGTGTCGCGCAACATTGGCAACAAGCCGGCGCTGGTCGGCCTGCTGGCGGTCTACGTGGCTGCCGGGGTGCTGGGGGCAATGGCCAGCAGCTACATGGCGCTGGCGGTCGCGCGCATTCTCATGGGCGTTTCCAGCGCCGCGTGCATCGGCCTGTGCATGACCTTGTGCGCGGGCCTGGTGGAGGAGCGCAATCGCGGTCGGGCGATATCCATCGTGCTGGCCGGGCTGATGCTTTCTCCGGTGGTGGGCGTACCAGCCACCGCCTGGGTCGAACACCACTACGGCTGGCGCGCCAGCTCCTGGCTGGTCGCCGCCCTGGCGCTGGCCTGCACCGTGCTTGCGGCCAGTTGCCTGCCGGCCAGCAAGGCCGGTGACCAGCCGCCCCTGGCGCAGCAGTGGCGCTCGCTGGGCAACCCCAGCCTGTGGGCGGCTTACCTGACCAGCGGGCTGATCATCGGCGCGACCTTCGCCGCATTCAGCTACTGCACGCCGATCCTGATCGAAGAGGTGGGCATCGAGCCGGGCAATGTCGCACCGCTGCTGGCGCTGTACGGGGTGGCCAATCTGATCGGCAACATGCTGGTCGGCCGCGTAGCGGACAGCCATACCTTTTCCGCCTTGCGCCTCGGTCTGGCGGTCATGGTGCTGGCGCTGGCCGGCTTCGCCCTGGCTGGCGAATGGCGCTGGCTGAACCTGGCGTGCTTCTTCGCCCTGGGCCTGACCGGCGTGGCGCTGAACCCGGCAATGGTGGCGCGGGTGATGAAGGCCGCGGCCCCCAGCGCACTGGTCAATACCCTGCACACTTCGGTGATCACGGCTGGCCTGGCCCTGGGCAGTTGGGGTGGGGGCGTGGTGATCGAAGCCGGTTTCGGCCTGCGTGCGCCGCTGTGGGTCGGCGCGGGCATGGCCCTGCTGGGGTTGTTCAGCGTGCTGCGCCTGCCCGTGCGGGCCGGTGCCGCGCAACCCTGTAACGGCTGAAAACGACGATGCCCTCCGAAGAGGGCATCGCGTTCACTGGCCGCTGACGCCGATCAGTGCGCGCCGGCGGCCTTGTTCAGGTCGCTTTCCGCCCACTCGGTGTACAGGCAGGCGTCGCTGGTCGCCCAGCGCACCTTCACGCTGTCGCCGGCCTTGAGTGGCATGCCGGTGGCCGACAGGGCCTTGACCGTCATCGCCGTACCACCGTCGGTGACCACTGCGCAGGTCTGGCTTTCGCCGAGGAACAGCACTTCGGTGACCTTGGCACTGACCTGGTTCCAGCCTTCGGCCAGCGGCGTAGCCTGGGCCTGTTCGACGCTCAGTGCCTGGGCCTTTTCCGGACGCACCATCAGCAGCACATCCTGGTCGGTTTGCAGCCCGGCGGTGATGCGGATCGACAGCGGCTGGCCTTCGAAAGTCGCCACGGCGTTACCCTGGGCCTTGGCGCGCAGGAAGTTGGAGTTGCCCAGGAACGATGCCACGAAGGCATTCGGCGGATTCTGGTACAGGTCGTAGCCGGTGCCCAGGCCGACGATCTTGCCGTGGCTGAAGATCGCGATGCGCTGGCTCAGGCGCATGGCTTCTTCCTGGTCGTGGGTCACGTAGACGATGGTGATGCCCAGGCGACGATGCAACTGGCGCAGTTCGTCCTGCAGGTCTTCACGCAGTTTCTTGTCCAGCGCGCCCAGCGGTTCGTCCATCAGCAGAATGCGTGGTTCGTAGACCAGCGCCCGGGCGATGGCCACGCGCTGCTGC
The Pseudomonas sp. DTU_2021_1001937_2_SI_NGA_ILE_001 DNA segment above includes these coding regions:
- a CDS encoding N-acetyltransferase gives rise to the protein MHEHAAPLELRPARVTDLPAVYRGELDYIQTWEPTHEAAWRLDLERHLTRWSEHFSRLTVAERAGRFAGYALWMPEAGRAELVTLHVAPWCRRQGIAKALLHAYARAAATEGLSQLALSVRHDNPARHLYEQVGFVRTATDAKGYLEYRCQA
- a CDS encoding DUF3144 domain-containing protein, translating into MTQATDNAFYDRADAHIELSNQQLGDSDNPGAVAASMTFAATRFSTWVSARGFKSGEEMAAAREAMLKYFCDQYRMMLEDNLDDYIAQFEQYMNGQRNDA
- a CDS encoding PAS domain-containing sensor histidine kinase, with product MDSKASLPPSSGSLSGVFAADAAERLQLALDAGAIIGTWVWDIPEDRVTADERFARTFGIAAERCMAGIPIAEAFSSIHPEDLERLSRDIDVTMQRGGAFRCEYRVRHDDGRYRWVEANGRAELDAEGRAVRFPGVLMDIESRRAAEAERDRFSALLRTFAAAVPGVVYAKDLQGRMLVANHGATLLIGKPPEYYLGKTDLEFLEDKVQARQVMETDQRIMHGGVVEQIEERVDMPDGSETHWFSVKAPLLDDDGQVIGLIGSSIDVTARKNAESALMDLNRTLEARVSQAIAEREAAEDALRQAQKMEAVGQLTGGIAHDFNNLLAGISGSLDLIRLRLGQGRTADLERYLAVAQGAAQRAAALTHRLLAFSRRQTLLPVPTDVNALIGGMEELIRRTVGPSISLKVHLAAMLKTCLIDPAQVENALLNLCINARDALPGGGAISISTCNQLLVPGADIDPELAPGQYLTIRVSDNGTGMSPEVLAKAFEPFFTTKPVGAGTGLGLSMVYGFARQSGGQVRIASQPGQGTCVYLQLPCHAGEAQAATPQPQGAETPSVAAGETVLVVDDESSVRLFVSELLGNCGYVVIEAADSQAGLQLLRSDIRIDLLVTDIGLPGGLDGRQMAEAARQARPDLPVLFMTGYALPHVLGDAPLSPGTAVLTKPFALEALTATVEGLLKRAG
- a CDS encoding aldo/keto reductase → MSKQQPIIELSDGNRIPQLGLGVWQASPEQAASAVRQALQAGYRHIDTAAIYENEEGVGQGLQEAGVPREQVFITTKVWNSEQGFDSATRALDASLARLKLDYVDLLLIHWPTPAKDRYVETWKALIQAREQGKVRSIGVSNFNPEHLQRLIDETGVTPVLNQIELHPSFQQRELRQAHERLNIRTESWSPLGQGKGLEHPQIKQIASKHGRSPAQVIIRWHLQLGLIAIPKSVTESRIQENFQVFDFQLDADDLAAIATLDAGERLGPNPATLN
- a CDS encoding MFS transporter, with product MTDTSRLPPTVYLLGLTIFSLVTAEFMVAGMMPALADAFSVSLAEVGNLIAFYALGMALGGPPVTLLLVSRNIGNKPALVGLLAVYVAAGVLGAMASSYMALAVARILMGVSSAACIGLCMTLCAGLVEERNRGRAISIVLAGLMLSPVVGVPATAWVEHHYGWRASSWLVAALALACTVLAASCLPASKAGDQPPLAQQWRSLGNPSLWAAYLTSGLIIGATFAAFSYCTPILIEEVGIEPGNVAPLLALYGVANLIGNMLVGRVADSHTFSALRLGLAVMVLALAGFALAGEWRWLNLACFFALGLTGVALNPAMVARVMKAAAPSALVNTLHTSVITAGLALGSWGGGVVIEAGFGLRAPLWVGAGMALLGLFSVLRLPVRAGAAQPCNG
- a CDS encoding ABC transporter ATP-binding protein is translated as MSAVIKDKPQTGQPLVRLRNLNKHYGDFAAVDDIDLDIQDGEFLTFLGSSGSGKSTTLSMLAGFETPSSGEILVNGQSLVNVPPHKRGIGMVFQRYSLFPHLSVRDNIAFPLNIRKLDAAERDRKVDAMLKLVQLEQFAHRRPAQLSGGQQQRVAIARALVYEPRILLMDEPLGALDKKLREDLQDELRQLHRRLGITIVYVTHDQEEAMRLSQRIAIFSHGKIVGLGTGYDLYQNPPNAFVASFLGNSNFLRAKAQGNAVATFEGQPLSIRITAGLQTDQDVLLMVRPEKAQALSVEQAQATPLAEGWNQVSAKVTEVLFLGESQTCAVVTDGGTAMTVKALSATGMPLKAGDSVKVRWATSDACLYTEWAESDLNKAAGAH